From Triticum urartu cultivar G1812 chromosome 2, Tu2.1, whole genome shotgun sequence, a single genomic window includes:
- the LOC125535404 gene encoding 30S ribosomal protein S7, chloroplastic, giving the protein MSRRGTAEKRTAKSDPIFRNRLVNMVVNRIMKDGKKSLAYQILYRAVKKIQQKTETNPLLVLRQAIRRVTPNIGVKTRRNKKGSTRKVPIEIGSKQGRALAIRWLLEASQKRPGRNMAFKLSSELVDAAKGSGGAIRKKEATHRMAEANRALAHFR; this is encoded by the coding sequence ATGTCACGTCGAGGTACTGCAGAAAAAAGAACTGCAAAATCCGATCCAATTTTTCGTAATCGATTAGTTAACATGGTGGTTAACCGTATTATGAAAGACGGAAAAAAATCATTGGCTTATCAAATTCTCTATCGAGCCGTGAAAAAGATTCAACAAAAGACAGAAACAAATCCACTATTGGTTTTACGTCAAGCAatacgtagagtaactcccaataTAGGAGTAAAAACAAGACGTAATAAAAAAGGATCGACGCGGAAAGTTCCGATTGAAATAGGATCTAAACAAGGAAGAGCACTTGCCATTCGTTGGTTATTAGAAGCATCCCAAAAGCGTCCGGGTCGAAATATGGCTTTCAAATTAAGTTCCGAATTAGTAGATGCTGCCAAAGGGAGTGGGGGTGCCATACGCAAAAAGGAAGCGACTCATAGAATGGCAGAGGCAAATAGAGCTCTTGCACATTTTCGTTAA